The following proteins come from a genomic window of Salvia hispanica cultivar TCC Black 2014 chromosome 4, UniMelb_Shisp_WGS_1.0, whole genome shotgun sequence:
- the LOC125218510 gene encoding inactive protein kinase SELMODRAFT_444075-like isoform X1: MGSRSDSYRDGRSTRILFVCDATKYHGSHEFRHSIHNVLMQAGIVNSGDTIVVFGALHRILHPMGYSVEVVPDNFFGTTHTRAKEEHVSKMVDLYVNMLQKSAEECEAEGVDIEVKVTAGTPMRKVVMQEVATSEPTWVILDRHLRRDLRFYQRHIPCKVALILDNSSVEVLRSHSSNKKIEYVEDKLFYSLSKHVPVLPIHGNENNEQPTIPFSYRGSMYSIESSEMAKNGVPSIPSTSKKHSSSSRYDFETNSNPKLEKSGGSDNGNNEYNFPPLVIPQQLHRTSQNSPNGPAMCVTCGLCTELISTRYSYVDIQLATDDFSSDNLLGEGGYGPVYLGRLKDGQRIAAKVQREASTVGLSEFNSEVYILSFARHKNIVMLLGHCFKEDRNILVYEYICNKSLNWHLFENTERVLEWHQRYTIAIGIAKGLRFLHEECRGSPIIHRDVRPGNIMLTHDFVPMLGDFGFAKWKMDGDDVQTRILGSLGYLAPEYAEDGIVSIRTDVYAFGVILIQLISGRRSIDLDRDGQQVPLRQWAFPLIEALSFKELSDPRLEEPCTTCELYYMARTAYACIQTEPEMRPSMVEALSLLEGENDHLHHLTEQFIPHYSK, translated from the exons ATGGGGAGTAGGAGTGATAGTTATAGGGATGGTCGCTCAACGCGgattttgtttgtgtgtgatGCCACCAAGTATCACGGCAGTCATGAGTTTAGGCATTCGATTCATAATGTTCTGATGCAGGCCGGTATCGTGAATTCAGGGGATACGATTGTGGTTTTTGGGGCGTTGCATAGGATCTTGCATCCTA TGGGTTATTCCGTGGAGGTGGTTCCTGATAATTTCTTCGGAACAACACATACACGTGCGAAGGAAGAACATGTTTCTAAAATGGTTGATTTGTATGTCAACATGCTCCAGAAGAGTGCCGAAGAATGTGAAGCAGAAGGG GTAGATATAGAAGTTAAAGTTACTGCTGGAACTCCCATGAGGAAGGTTGTTATGCAAGAAGTTGCAACTTCTGAACCAACATGGGTTATACTTGATAG GCACCTAAGAAGGGATTTGAGGTTTTACCAAAGACACATACCTTGCAAGGTTGCTCTGATTCTTGATAACTCGTCAGTGGAAGTTCTGAGATCGCATTCCTCtaacaaaaaaatcgaatATGTTGAAGATAAGCTCTTCTACTCTCTATCCAAGCATGTGCCAGTTCTACCGATTCATGGTAATGAAAACAACGAGCAGCCCACCATACCTTTCAGCTACCGTGGATCTATGTATTCGATAGAAAGCTCAGAGATGGCAAAGAATGGGGTGCCTTCAATTCCATCCACGTCGAAGAAGCATAGCTCTTCCTCAAGATATGATTTTGAGACAAACTCGAATCCTAAGCTAGAGAAATCAG GTGGCTCTGATAATGGCAACAATGAATACAACTTTCCTCCGCTGGTGATACCACAGCAGTTACATCGCACTTCACAGAATTCCCCCAACGGACCTGCTATGTGCGTGACTTGTGGTCTGTGCACGGAGCTCATATCTACGAGATATAGTTACGTGGATATACAGCTCGCAACAGATGATTTTTCATCTGACAATTTGCTAGGAGAAGGAGGATATGGTCCTGTATATCTAGGCAGGCTGAAAGATGGCCAGCGTATTGCGGCAAAGGTGCAAAGGGAAGCGAGTACAGTCGGGCTTTCAGAATTTAATTCCGAAGTGTACATCCTAAGCTTTGCGCGTCATAAGAATATTGTGATGCTGCTTGGTCATTGTTTCAAAGAAGACCGTAACATCTTGGTTTATGAGTACATTTGCAATAAATCACTCAACTGGCATTTATTCG AAAATACAGAGCGTGTTCTTGAATGGCACCAGAGGTATACTATTGCCATTGGAATTGCCAAAGGGCTGCGCTTCCTGCATGAGGAGTGCCGTGGAAGTCCAATCATCCATCGGGATGTTCGGCCAGGCAATATAATGCTCACGCATGACTTTGTTCCTATG CTTGGGGACTTTGGGTTTGCAAAGTGGAAGATGGATGGGGATGACGTACAGACGAGAATTCTTGGCTCCCTTGG ATACCTTGCGCCAGAGTATGCTGAGGACGGCATTGTCTCTATACGGACAGATGTTTATGCATTTGGTGTCATCTTGATACAATTGATTTCTGGACGCAGGTCGATAGATTTGGATAGAGATGGCCAACAAGTTCCTCTCAGGCAGTGG GCATTTCCTCTTATTGAGGCTCTTTCATTTAAGGAACTTTCCGATCCCCGTCTTGAGGAGCCATGTACCACATGTGAACTCTACTACATGGCTAGAACTGCATATGCATGTATTCAAACTGAACCTGAGATGCGACCGTCAATGGTAGAG GCGTTATCCCTCCTCGAGGGGGAAAACGATCATCTCCACCATTTGACCGAGCAATTCATACCTCATTACAGCAAATAG
- the LOC125218510 gene encoding proline-rich receptor-like protein kinase PERK14 isoform X4, protein MLYLPLNRVGYSVEVVPDNFFGTTHTRAKEEHVSKMVDLYVNMLQKSAEECEAEGVDIEVKVTAGTPMRKVVMQEVATSEPTWVILDRHLRRDLRFYQRHIPCKVALILDNSSVEVLRSHSSNKKIEYVEDKLFYSLSKHVPVLPIHGNENNEQPTIPFSYRGSMYSIESSEMAKNGVPSIPSTSKKHSSSSRYDFETNSNPKLEKSGGSDNGNNEYNFPPLVIPQQLHRTSQNSPNGPAMCVTCGLCTELISTRYSYVDIQLATDDFSSDNLLGEGGYGPVYLGRLKDGQRIAAKVQREASTVGLSEFNSEVYILSFARHKNIVMLLGHCFKEDRNILVYEYICNKSLNWHLFENTERVLEWHQRYTIAIGIAKGLRFLHEECRGSPIIHRDVRPGNIMLTHDFVPMLGDFGFAKWKMDGDDVQTRILGSLGYLAPESIDLDRDGQQVPLRQWAFPLIEALSFKELSDPRLEEPCTTCELYYMARTAYACIQTEPEMRPSMVEALSLLEGENDHLHHLTEQFIPHYSK, encoded by the exons ATGCTCTATCTTCCTCTAAACCGAG TGGGTTATTCCGTGGAGGTGGTTCCTGATAATTTCTTCGGAACAACACATACACGTGCGAAGGAAGAACATGTTTCTAAAATGGTTGATTTGTATGTCAACATGCTCCAGAAGAGTGCCGAAGAATGTGAAGCAGAAGGG GTAGATATAGAAGTTAAAGTTACTGCTGGAACTCCCATGAGGAAGGTTGTTATGCAAGAAGTTGCAACTTCTGAACCAACATGGGTTATACTTGATAG GCACCTAAGAAGGGATTTGAGGTTTTACCAAAGACACATACCTTGCAAGGTTGCTCTGATTCTTGATAACTCGTCAGTGGAAGTTCTGAGATCGCATTCCTCtaacaaaaaaatcgaatATGTTGAAGATAAGCTCTTCTACTCTCTATCCAAGCATGTGCCAGTTCTACCGATTCATGGTAATGAAAACAACGAGCAGCCCACCATACCTTTCAGCTACCGTGGATCTATGTATTCGATAGAAAGCTCAGAGATGGCAAAGAATGGGGTGCCTTCAATTCCATCCACGTCGAAGAAGCATAGCTCTTCCTCAAGATATGATTTTGAGACAAACTCGAATCCTAAGCTAGAGAAATCAG GTGGCTCTGATAATGGCAACAATGAATACAACTTTCCTCCGCTGGTGATACCACAGCAGTTACATCGCACTTCACAGAATTCCCCCAACGGACCTGCTATGTGCGTGACTTGTGGTCTGTGCACGGAGCTCATATCTACGAGATATAGTTACGTGGATATACAGCTCGCAACAGATGATTTTTCATCTGACAATTTGCTAGGAGAAGGAGGATATGGTCCTGTATATCTAGGCAGGCTGAAAGATGGCCAGCGTATTGCGGCAAAGGTGCAAAGGGAAGCGAGTACAGTCGGGCTTTCAGAATTTAATTCCGAAGTGTACATCCTAAGCTTTGCGCGTCATAAGAATATTGTGATGCTGCTTGGTCATTGTTTCAAAGAAGACCGTAACATCTTGGTTTATGAGTACATTTGCAATAAATCACTCAACTGGCATTTATTCG AAAATACAGAGCGTGTTCTTGAATGGCACCAGAGGTATACTATTGCCATTGGAATTGCCAAAGGGCTGCGCTTCCTGCATGAGGAGTGCCGTGGAAGTCCAATCATCCATCGGGATGTTCGGCCAGGCAATATAATGCTCACGCATGACTTTGTTCCTATG CTTGGGGACTTTGGGTTTGCAAAGTGGAAGATGGATGGGGATGACGTACAGACGAGAATTCTTGGCTCCCTTGG ATACCTTGCGCCAGA GTCGATAGATTTGGATAGAGATGGCCAACAAGTTCCTCTCAGGCAGTGG GCATTTCCTCTTATTGAGGCTCTTTCATTTAAGGAACTTTCCGATCCCCGTCTTGAGGAGCCATGTACCACATGTGAACTCTACTACATGGCTAGAACTGCATATGCATGTATTCAAACTGAACCTGAGATGCGACCGTCAATGGTAGAG GCGTTATCCCTCCTCGAGGGGGAAAACGATCATCTCCACCATTTGACCGAGCAATTCATACCTCATTACAGCAAATAG
- the LOC125218510 gene encoding serine/threonine-protein kinase CDG1-like isoform X2, with protein sequence MLYLPLNRVGYSVEVVPDNFFGTTHTRAKEEHVSKMVDLYVNMLQKSAEECEAEGVDIEVKVTAGTPMRKVVMQEVATSEPTWVILDRHLRRDLRFYQRHIPCKVALILDNSSVEVLRSHSSNKKIEYVEDKLFYSLSKHVPVLPIHGNENNEQPTIPFSYRGSMYSIESSEMAKNGVPSIPSTSKKHSSSSRYDFETNSNPKLEKSGGSDNGNNEYNFPPLVIPQQLHRTSQNSPNGPAMCVTCGLCTELISTRYSYVDIQLATDDFSSDNLLGEGGYGPVYLGRLKDGQRIAAKVQREASTVGLSEFNSEVYILSFARHKNIVMLLGHCFKEDRNILVYEYICNKSLNWHLFENTERVLEWHQRYTIAIGIAKGLRFLHEECRGSPIIHRDVRPGNIMLTHDFVPMLGDFGFAKWKMDGDDVQTRILGSLGYLAPEYAEDGIVSIRTDVYAFGVILIQLISGRRSIDLDRDGQQVPLRQWAFPLIEALSFKELSDPRLEEPCTTCELYYMARTAYACIQTEPEMRPSMVEALSLLEGENDHLHHLTEQFIPHYSK encoded by the exons ATGCTCTATCTTCCTCTAAACCGAG TGGGTTATTCCGTGGAGGTGGTTCCTGATAATTTCTTCGGAACAACACATACACGTGCGAAGGAAGAACATGTTTCTAAAATGGTTGATTTGTATGTCAACATGCTCCAGAAGAGTGCCGAAGAATGTGAAGCAGAAGGG GTAGATATAGAAGTTAAAGTTACTGCTGGAACTCCCATGAGGAAGGTTGTTATGCAAGAAGTTGCAACTTCTGAACCAACATGGGTTATACTTGATAG GCACCTAAGAAGGGATTTGAGGTTTTACCAAAGACACATACCTTGCAAGGTTGCTCTGATTCTTGATAACTCGTCAGTGGAAGTTCTGAGATCGCATTCCTCtaacaaaaaaatcgaatATGTTGAAGATAAGCTCTTCTACTCTCTATCCAAGCATGTGCCAGTTCTACCGATTCATGGTAATGAAAACAACGAGCAGCCCACCATACCTTTCAGCTACCGTGGATCTATGTATTCGATAGAAAGCTCAGAGATGGCAAAGAATGGGGTGCCTTCAATTCCATCCACGTCGAAGAAGCATAGCTCTTCCTCAAGATATGATTTTGAGACAAACTCGAATCCTAAGCTAGAGAAATCAG GTGGCTCTGATAATGGCAACAATGAATACAACTTTCCTCCGCTGGTGATACCACAGCAGTTACATCGCACTTCACAGAATTCCCCCAACGGACCTGCTATGTGCGTGACTTGTGGTCTGTGCACGGAGCTCATATCTACGAGATATAGTTACGTGGATATACAGCTCGCAACAGATGATTTTTCATCTGACAATTTGCTAGGAGAAGGAGGATATGGTCCTGTATATCTAGGCAGGCTGAAAGATGGCCAGCGTATTGCGGCAAAGGTGCAAAGGGAAGCGAGTACAGTCGGGCTTTCAGAATTTAATTCCGAAGTGTACATCCTAAGCTTTGCGCGTCATAAGAATATTGTGATGCTGCTTGGTCATTGTTTCAAAGAAGACCGTAACATCTTGGTTTATGAGTACATTTGCAATAAATCACTCAACTGGCATTTATTCG AAAATACAGAGCGTGTTCTTGAATGGCACCAGAGGTATACTATTGCCATTGGAATTGCCAAAGGGCTGCGCTTCCTGCATGAGGAGTGCCGTGGAAGTCCAATCATCCATCGGGATGTTCGGCCAGGCAATATAATGCTCACGCATGACTTTGTTCCTATG CTTGGGGACTTTGGGTTTGCAAAGTGGAAGATGGATGGGGATGACGTACAGACGAGAATTCTTGGCTCCCTTGG ATACCTTGCGCCAGAGTATGCTGAGGACGGCATTGTCTCTATACGGACAGATGTTTATGCATTTGGTGTCATCTTGATACAATTGATTTCTGGACGCAGGTCGATAGATTTGGATAGAGATGGCCAACAAGTTCCTCTCAGGCAGTGG GCATTTCCTCTTATTGAGGCTCTTTCATTTAAGGAACTTTCCGATCCCCGTCTTGAGGAGCCATGTACCACATGTGAACTCTACTACATGGCTAGAACTGCATATGCATGTATTCAAACTGAACCTGAGATGCGACCGTCAATGGTAGAG GCGTTATCCCTCCTCGAGGGGGAAAACGATCATCTCCACCATTTGACCGAGCAATTCATACCTCATTACAGCAAATAG
- the LOC125218510 gene encoding serine/threonine-protein kinase CDG1-like isoform X3, producing the protein MGYSVEVVPDNFFGTTHTRAKEEHVSKMVDLYVNMLQKSAEECEAEGVDIEVKVTAGTPMRKVVMQEVATSEPTWVILDRHLRRDLRFYQRHIPCKVALILDNSSVEVLRSHSSNKKIEYVEDKLFYSLSKHVPVLPIHGNENNEQPTIPFSYRGSMYSIESSEMAKNGVPSIPSTSKKHSSSSRYDFETNSNPKLEKSGGSDNGNNEYNFPPLVIPQQLHRTSQNSPNGPAMCVTCGLCTELISTRYSYVDIQLATDDFSSDNLLGEGGYGPVYLGRLKDGQRIAAKVQREASTVGLSEFNSEVYILSFARHKNIVMLLGHCFKEDRNILVYEYICNKSLNWHLFENTERVLEWHQRYTIAIGIAKGLRFLHEECRGSPIIHRDVRPGNIMLTHDFVPMLGDFGFAKWKMDGDDVQTRILGSLGYLAPEYAEDGIVSIRTDVYAFGVILIQLISGRRSIDLDRDGQQVPLRQWAFPLIEALSFKELSDPRLEEPCTTCELYYMARTAYACIQTEPEMRPSMVEALSLLEGENDHLHHLTEQFIPHYSK; encoded by the exons A TGGGTTATTCCGTGGAGGTGGTTCCTGATAATTTCTTCGGAACAACACATACACGTGCGAAGGAAGAACATGTTTCTAAAATGGTTGATTTGTATGTCAACATGCTCCAGAAGAGTGCCGAAGAATGTGAAGCAGAAGGG GTAGATATAGAAGTTAAAGTTACTGCTGGAACTCCCATGAGGAAGGTTGTTATGCAAGAAGTTGCAACTTCTGAACCAACATGGGTTATACTTGATAG GCACCTAAGAAGGGATTTGAGGTTTTACCAAAGACACATACCTTGCAAGGTTGCTCTGATTCTTGATAACTCGTCAGTGGAAGTTCTGAGATCGCATTCCTCtaacaaaaaaatcgaatATGTTGAAGATAAGCTCTTCTACTCTCTATCCAAGCATGTGCCAGTTCTACCGATTCATGGTAATGAAAACAACGAGCAGCCCACCATACCTTTCAGCTACCGTGGATCTATGTATTCGATAGAAAGCTCAGAGATGGCAAAGAATGGGGTGCCTTCAATTCCATCCACGTCGAAGAAGCATAGCTCTTCCTCAAGATATGATTTTGAGACAAACTCGAATCCTAAGCTAGAGAAATCAG GTGGCTCTGATAATGGCAACAATGAATACAACTTTCCTCCGCTGGTGATACCACAGCAGTTACATCGCACTTCACAGAATTCCCCCAACGGACCTGCTATGTGCGTGACTTGTGGTCTGTGCACGGAGCTCATATCTACGAGATATAGTTACGTGGATATACAGCTCGCAACAGATGATTTTTCATCTGACAATTTGCTAGGAGAAGGAGGATATGGTCCTGTATATCTAGGCAGGCTGAAAGATGGCCAGCGTATTGCGGCAAAGGTGCAAAGGGAAGCGAGTACAGTCGGGCTTTCAGAATTTAATTCCGAAGTGTACATCCTAAGCTTTGCGCGTCATAAGAATATTGTGATGCTGCTTGGTCATTGTTTCAAAGAAGACCGTAACATCTTGGTTTATGAGTACATTTGCAATAAATCACTCAACTGGCATTTATTCG AAAATACAGAGCGTGTTCTTGAATGGCACCAGAGGTATACTATTGCCATTGGAATTGCCAAAGGGCTGCGCTTCCTGCATGAGGAGTGCCGTGGAAGTCCAATCATCCATCGGGATGTTCGGCCAGGCAATATAATGCTCACGCATGACTTTGTTCCTATG CTTGGGGACTTTGGGTTTGCAAAGTGGAAGATGGATGGGGATGACGTACAGACGAGAATTCTTGGCTCCCTTGG ATACCTTGCGCCAGAGTATGCTGAGGACGGCATTGTCTCTATACGGACAGATGTTTATGCATTTGGTGTCATCTTGATACAATTGATTTCTGGACGCAGGTCGATAGATTTGGATAGAGATGGCCAACAAGTTCCTCTCAGGCAGTGG GCATTTCCTCTTATTGAGGCTCTTTCATTTAAGGAACTTTCCGATCCCCGTCTTGAGGAGCCATGTACCACATGTGAACTCTACTACATGGCTAGAACTGCATATGCATGTATTCAAACTGAACCTGAGATGCGACCGTCAATGGTAGAG GCGTTATCCCTCCTCGAGGGGGAAAACGATCATCTCCACCATTTGACCGAGCAATTCATACCTCATTACAGCAAATAG